The following coding sequences lie in one Streptomyces albofaciens JCM 4342 genomic window:
- a CDS encoding sensor histidine kinase, with product MRGMTRRGMRLTVGLLVGAGMAAVELPFIALSGLALLCVFIWPRARRKVLAPVTAVARCLTESARRRLRFGGADFSYGYDTERALKYLAVRWTLGLLGGCVIVSALAGATVVLWASTAWMFSRIDHPVDVAETGVGALFLLFLSLQAVFGVAALEARLARHFLGPTHEEKLQRRVAELASSRAGVVAAVNDERRRIERDLHDGVQQRLVALGMLLGRALRAKDETRAVELLRQAHEESRQALTELREVAWRVYPTVLDEAGLRVALETVAERSAVPVRLDYRLAREPDTAVATVTYFVISEAVTNAVKHSCADRIAVTVDREENTLFLRIQDNGGGGADASGSGLFGLARRVAAMDGRFRVASPAGGPTTITAELPCA from the coding sequence ATGCGGGGGATGACACGGCGCGGGATGCGCCTCACGGTCGGATTGTTGGTCGGCGCGGGCATGGCGGCGGTCGAGCTGCCGTTCATCGCGCTCTCGGGGCTCGCGCTGCTCTGCGTATTCATCTGGCCGCGCGCGAGACGGAAGGTGCTGGCGCCGGTCACGGCCGTGGCCCGGTGCCTCACCGAGTCCGCGCGCCGCCGACTCCGGTTCGGCGGAGCCGATTTCTCCTACGGGTACGACACCGAGCGCGCGCTCAAGTACCTGGCGGTCCGCTGGACGCTGGGACTACTGGGCGGTTGCGTGATCGTCTCCGCGCTCGCGGGGGCGACCGTCGTGCTGTGGGCATCGACGGCGTGGATGTTCTCCCGGATCGACCATCCGGTGGACGTAGCGGAGACCGGCGTGGGCGCCCTGTTCCTGCTCTTCCTCAGCCTGCAAGCGGTGTTCGGGGTGGCGGCCTTGGAAGCCCGGCTGGCGCGTCACTTCCTCGGCCCCACGCACGAGGAGAAGTTGCAGCGGCGGGTCGCGGAACTGGCCTCCAGCCGGGCCGGGGTGGTCGCGGCGGTCAACGACGAACGCCGCCGTATCGAGCGTGACCTGCACGACGGAGTCCAACAACGCCTAGTGGCCCTGGGCATGCTGCTCGGCCGCGCACTGCGCGCCAAGGACGAAACCCGCGCGGTCGAACTGCTGCGGCAGGCCCACGAAGAGAGCCGTCAGGCACTGACCGAACTACGCGAAGTCGCCTGGCGCGTCTATCCGACCGTGCTGGACGAGGCCGGGCTCCGGGTCGCCCTGGAAACCGTCGCGGAACGCTCCGCGGTGCCCGTCCGGCTCGACTACCGCCTTGCCCGCGAACCCGACACCGCCGTGGCGACCGTCACCTACTTCGTCATATCCGAAGCGGTCACCAACGCCGTCAAGCATTCCTGCGCGGACCGGATAGCCGTCACCGTCGACCGTGAAGAGAACACCTTGTTCCTTCGGATCCAGGACAACGGCGGGGGTGGTGCGGACGCCTCCGGTAGCGGACTGTTCGGGCTGGCCCGCCGGGTCGCCGCCATGGACGGCCGGTTCCGGGTGGCCAGCCCGGCCGGCGGCCCCACCACGATCACCGCGGAGCTGCCGTGCGCGTAG